The window GGGCTGCTGGTCGCCTTCTTTCTGGCAGGCTTGGTGGTGCTGGGTGGCCAGCAGCAGTGGTGGCTGCAACCGCTGCTGCTGGGGATGAGCAGCGACAGCGTCTTTGTCGGCGCCACGGCACTGACCGCCATCACCGACAATGCCGCCCTGACCTACCTCGGCTCACTGGTCGACGGGCTGTCGGAAGAGTTCAAATATGCACTGGTCGCCGGCGCCGTGACCGGTGGTGGTCTGACCGTCATCGCCAATGCGCCCAACCCGGCCGGCATGGCGATCCTGCGCGGCCATTTCGAGGATGGCGCGGTGCATCCGCTCGGACTGCTGCTGGCGGCACTGCTGCCGACGCTGGTCGCCGCAGCGGCCTTCAAGTTCCTGTAGACAAACATCGACAAAACCAGCGGAGGTTGCCATGACATCGCTCTTTGACCTGACCGGCAAGGTGGCACTGATCACCGGATCGAGCCGTGGCATCGGCAAGGCGATTGCCGTGGCGATGGCGGAGCAGGGCGCACGGGTGGTGATCTCCAGCCGCAAGGCCGAGGCCTGCCAGCAGGTGGCGCAGCAGATCAATCAGACCCATCAAGCCCCCGACCGGGCCATTGCCCTGCCCTGCAACATCGCCGACAAGCGGCAGTTGCAGCAGTTGGTCGATGAGACCCGACGGCAGTTAGGCCAGATCGACATCCTGGTCTGCAATGCTGCCGTCAACCCCTACTTCGGCCCCTCTGCCACCATCCCGGACGACGCCTTCGACAAGGTGCTGCACAGCAACGTCAAGTCGAACCACTGGCTGTGCCAGATGGTGGCGCCGGAAATGGTCGAACGGCGCGACGGGGTGATCATCGTCGTCTCGTCGGTGGGCGGACTGCATGGCTCGGCAGTGCTCGGCACCTATGCGCTCTCCAAGGCCGCCGACATGCAGCTGGTGCGCAACCTGGCGGTCGAATATGGCGCCCACAACCTGCGCGCCAACACCATCGCGCCCGGTCTGATTCGAACCGACTTCTCCCGCGCTCTGTGGGAGAACCCCGAGGTGCTGAAGCGATCGACCGAACAGACGCCGCTGCGGCGCATCGGTGAACCCGAAGAGATCGCCGGCGCCGCGGTCTTTCTCGCCTCGGCCGCCGGTCGCTTCATGACCGGTCAGACCCTCGTCATCGATGGCGGTGGCAGCATCGCCTGAACAGGCTATATTTTCACCATCCGCTCGGCGTGATATAACAACAATAAAAACAGGGATAAAGGAATGGTTCCTCCGGTGGACTCTTCGCCCAGCAGCGAACCGCTGAATCTGTTGCTGGTGGGCAGGGAGCTCGACGACCTGGCCCGCATCCGCGAGGTGCTGGCCGAGACCGGCATTGCCAGCCGGCTGGAGATCACCACCGACAGCCAGCGGGCACTGGAGTGGCTCTGCACCACCCGCCAAGGTGTCTGCCTGCTGAACAGCCGGCTGCAAGGGATGCGCGGCATCGACCTGCTGCAGGCCGCGCGCGAGGCCGGCTGCCACCTGCCGATCATCATGCTGACCTGCAGCAGCGATGTCGAAGATGAACAGGCCGCCCGCCAGGCGGGCGCCTTCGACTGCCTGAACAAGAACACACTGCTTCCCGCCCTGCTCGGTTGCAGCCTGCGTCATGCCGTCAATGAAGCCGATCGCATCCGCCAACTCAAACAACAACAGCAGACCGTGCGGCAGCTTTACCAGCAACTGGAGCTGGTCAGGGGCGTGCTGGACCAGCATGCCATCGTCAGCGAGGCCGACCGCGCCGGCAACATCATCGCGGTCAACGATCTGTTCTGCACCATCAGCGGCTACAGCCGCGAGGAGCTGCTGGGGCAGAACCACCGCCTGCTCAAGTCAGGGGGACATCCCGCTGAACTCTATCAGCAGCTCTGGTCGACGATCAGCCGCGGCCAGAGCTGGCATGGCGAGATCTGCAACCGGCGCAAGGATGGCGAACTCTACTGGGTGCAGGCCACCATCGTCCCCATTGCCGACGAGCATGGCCGGCCCCAGCGCTACATCTCGATTCGCACCGACATCACCGCACAGAAGCGTGACGAACTGGCACTGCGTCTGCTGGGCCATGCGGTGCGTGCCAGCGCCTCCGGCATCGCCATCATGGACGCCAGTCAGGCCAATCCGCGAATTCGCTACGTCAACCCGGCCCTGAATCGCATGACCGGTTACAGCCCCGATGAGCTGGTGGCCGGCGGCAGCGCCCTGCTGTTCGGGCCACAGACCGATCGGGAGAAGAGAGCCCAGGCGCTGCAGCAACTGCGCGCCGGCCAGTCAGTCCGGCAGTTGCTGCTTTGCCTCTACCGAAAGAACGGTACGCCCTTCTGGTGTGATTTCTCTGCTTCCTGGGCTCTCGATGAGCAGGGCGATAAAACGTCCCTTTACGTCGTCGTGCTCAACGATGTGACCGAGCAGAAGATGGCCGAGGATGCGCTGCGTGAAAGCGAAGAGCGGCTGCGCCGCAGCCAGAACTACGCCAACATCGGCACCTGGGACTTGAACATTCAAACCGGAGAACTGCTGTGGTCCGAACAGATCGCACCGATGTTCGGTTACCAGGGGGTGGTCGAGACCAGCTATGAGAACTTCATCAGTGCCGTCCATCCCGAGGATCGGCAAAGCGTCATCGATGCGATCAGCGGCTGCATCGAGCGGGGCGAGAAGTATCGGATCCAGCACCGTGTGCAGTGGCCCGATGGCACCCTTCGCTGGCTGCTGGAGCAGGGCGATGTCACCCGGCTGGCCGATGGCACACCGACCCACATGCTCGGCGTGGTGCAGGATGTCACGGTCCACAAGGAGGTCTCGGAGCAGTTGCGCATCAACCAGGCCCGCCTGACCAATGCCCAGCGCATCGCCCATCTCGGCAACTGGGATCTCGATCTGGCCAGCAACCGCCTGCACTGCTCCGAGCAGATCTATGCCATCCTTGACATTGATCCTGCCGTGCAGATCGATCTGGATCGCTTCTATGCCAGTGTGCACCCCGACGACCTCGCCCAGATCAAGACATTCAGAACCCAGGTGCTGCACGATGGCAAGACCGAACAGAGCTACCGCATCCTGCGCCCCGATGGCGAGGTTCGCCACCTGCGCGCGATCACCGAGGCCAGCTTCGCGGCCGATGGCCGGCCGCTGACACTGAGCGGCACGACGCAGGACATCACCGAACAGGTGCTGCGCGAGACGGCGCTGCGCCAGGCCAAGCAGGAGGCCGAGCAGGCCAACCAGGCCAAGTCGGAGTTTCTCTCCAGCATGAGCCATGAGCTGCGCACGCCGATGAACGCGATTCTGGGCTTTGCCCAGCTTTTGCAACTGCGGCGCGAACTGACCACTGAACAGCAGCAGGATGTCGCCGAAATCCTCAAGGCCGGCCGCCACCTGCTGGAGCTGATCAACGAGGTGCTCGACCTCTCCAGGATCGAGGCCGGAGCACTGTCGCTGTCGCTGGAGCCGGTGCTCTGCTGTGAGGCGATCGATGAGTCACTCGCACTGCTGCAGCCGATGGCCGAACACCATGGCATCCTGCTGCGCGAGGATCCGCGCAAGGTCTGTTTCGTCTGGTTCCAGGCCGACCGCACCCGCCTGAAGCAGGTGCTGGTCAACCTGATCTCCAATGCGATCAAGTACAACCGCCCGCATGGCAGCGTCACGCTGCGCATGGTCAGTGGCTCGCCCGGCTTTGCCCGCATCGAGGTGAGCGACACCGGCTACGGCATCGATGAGGCGCTTCTGCCACTGCTGTTCCAGCCGTTCCAGCGGCTCGATGCCGCCACCCGGGGCATCGAAGGCACTGGCATCGGCCTGGCGATCTGCAAGCGGCTGGTCGAATCGATGGGCGGCACACTCGGCGTGGAGAGCAGCCCCGACATCGGCAGCACCTTCTGGCTGGAGCTGCCACGGATCGAACCAGCAACGCCCGCGGCAGCGCATCTGACCGAAATGGCCTCCCCCGCACTGCCAGCCAGCATGGCCGCCGCCACGCTGCTCTATGTCGAAGACAACCCGGCCAACCTGCGGCTGGTCGAGCAGATCGTCGCCACCCGACCCCACTGGCGGCTGCTCAGCGCCAGCACCCCGGAGATCGGACTGGAATTAGTCGAAGTTCATGCCAATACTCTGGATGTGATTCTGCTCGACATCGACCTGCCCGGCATGAACGGTTACCAGATGCTGAAACGGCTCCAGGACGAACCCCGCACCGCAGCCATTCCGGTGCTGGCACTGAGCGCCAACGCGATGCCGAATGACATTCGCCGCGGCCTGACCGCCGGCTTTCTGGACTATCTGGTCAAACCGATCGAAGTGCCGGAGTTCCTGCGGATTCTCGATGGGTTGCTCGAGCAGCGCAAAACACAATCCAGGACGTGAATTCCGATGCCACCGTTGACCGATACCGAGATCAAGAACGCCGCCATCGCCATCGTCGATGACGAGCCGGCCAATGTGCTGCTGGTCGAAAGGACGCTCAGCGGTGCCGGCTACCGCACTCTGCACTCGACCACCGATTCACGGCAGGCGCTGGAGTTGATCAGACAGCACCACCCCGCGCTGCTGCTGCTCGACCTCAACATGCCCCATCTGAATGGGCTGCAACTGATGGCGCAGATGGCGGCAACCCTCTCCGACCCGCCGACCGTGGTGGTGCTGACGGCGCAGACCGCGCTGGAGCATCGGCTCAACGTGCTGCAACAGGGTGCCCGCGACTTCATTTCCAAGCCGTTCGAGATTCCTGAGCTGCTGGCACGGGTGCATAACTCGCTGGAGACCCATCTGCTGCAAGCGCGTCTGCGCAACGACAACATCCTGCTGGAGCAGCGGGTCGCCGAGCGCACCCAGGAGCTGCATGACAGCCGCCTGGAGATCATCCGCCGGCTGGGGCGCGCCGCCGAGTTCCGCGACAACGAGACCGGCCTGCACATCATCCGCATGAGCAAATACTCCGAACTGCTGGGGCGCTGTGCCGGCATGAGCGACGGCGAGGCCGAACTGCTGCTGCAGGCGAGCCCGATGCACGACATCGGCAAGATCGGCATTCCCGACCAGATTCTGCTCAAACCGGGCAAGCTGAACGCCGAGGAGTGGGAGACCATGAAACAGCACGCCCAGATCGGCGCCGACCTGCTCGATGGCAGCAGTGCGCCACTGCTGGTGGTGGCACGCGAGATTGCCCTGACCCACCATGAAAAGTGGGATGGCAGCGGCTACCCCCATGCGCTGCGCGGCGAGTCGATCCCGCTGGTGGGGCGCATCGTCGCGGTGGCCGATGTGTTCGACGCGCTGACCAGCGAGCGCCCCTACAAGGCGGCCTGGCCGATCCCCAAGGCGATCGAACTGCTGCAGGCCGAGCGCGACCGCCACTTCGATCGCCGGCTGGTCGATCTGTTCATTGCCAACCTCGATGCCGTGCTGGCGATCCGCGAACGCCACGCCGAACCGCACTCCGGCTCTGAAGCCACGCATTGAGCGCCAGTGCCGGAGCCCATCCCGGCGCCTTGCATCAGCCGGATTTGTGCAGGCTCAATCGCGCCGCAACGAGCCGACCGGCCACCTGATCGCGCGCAAACTGCTCGGCGGCACGGCCACTGCGATGACCCCGGCTGCGCGACCAGAGCAGTGCCGCCTGTTCGACCTCACCGTTCCACTGCAATGCCAGCCCATGCTCGGCCGCCAGCCGCTCGCACCAGTGGCGGGCACAGTCGAGATACTGCGTCTGATCGAAGGGGTAGAACGACAGCCAGAGCCCAAAGCGATCTGAAAGCGAGATCTTCTCTTCGCTGCTCTCGCTCTCGTGCAGCAGTTCACCAACCATGCGCGCCGCACGGTTGTCATCCATGTATTCAGGCAGCAGATGGCGCCGGTTGGAGGTGGCATAGATCAGCACCTGCTCGCTGGCACTGTCGAGCGAGCCATCCAGCACACTCTTCAGCACCTTGTAGGCCGGATCACCTTCGGCAAAGGAGAGGTCGTCGCAATAGATGATGAAGCGGTGCGTGCTGTCGCGCAGTTGCGCGATGATCAGCGGCAAATCGCACAGGTGGCTCCTCTCCACCTCGACCATGCGCAGGCCCTGCCCGGCGCAGTCGTGCAGCAGCGCCCGCACCAGCGAGGATTTGCCGGTGCCGCGCGACCCCCACAGCAGCGCATGGTTGGCTGGCAGACCGGCCAGAAAGTGGCGGGTGTTGGCCAGCAGCGTCGCCTTCTGCCGCTCCACCCCCAACAGGTCGTCGAGTCGCATCGTCCGTGTCTTGAGCGGGGCCAGCACACCACCGCCACTGCCAACCAGCCAGTGCGCGGCCAGGGTCTGGCTCCAGTCGATTGCGGCCGGCGGGCGCGGGGTCAGCCGCTCCAGCGCCTCGGCGATGCGGGTCAGCGTCGGCAGCAGCAGTGCGGCATCTCTTTCCATCAGCTTGGCGTCACCTTGAAGTGGTAGCGGGCCACCGCAATCGGCCGGTCGGCATCCTCCTGCCACGCCTTGACCGCGACATTGGCGATGCGTCGCCCCTGCTTGGTGACCTGGCACTGGGCGTAGGTTTCGAGCGCGCGCCCGGAGCGCAGGTAGTCGATGTTGCCATCGATCGGCTTGGGCATGGTGGTCGACTCCATCGCCCACAGCAGATGCAGGGTCGCGGCATTCTCCAGCAGGCCGGCGATGACCCCGCCATGGATCGCCGGCAGCTTGACGTTGCCGACGTTGTCCCACTGGTAAGGCAGCACGAAGCGCAGCGATGCCGCGTCGGGCTGCTCGATGCGAATGCCCAGCAGTTTGGCATAGGGGATCAGTTCATTGACCTCGCCATAGTCGCCAGTCCGGCGTGCCTCGGCAAAAATCTGCGGCAGATTCATCGGCTCGGCTCCATCGTCGAGTTGGCGATACTGCTGGATGAGCGCATGAAGGTGGAGACGCTGTGCGCGATCGGATCACCCGGCTGGTGGTAGACCTCGGCCCGCACGAAGGCCACGCTGCGGGTCAGCTTGTAGCACTCGGCACGGCAGAACAGATCCTGCTCCGGCTGTGGTGGCTTCAGGTAATCGATGCGCAGGTCGAGGGTGGCGATGGTCTCGGGCGCGGGCACCGCACAGAAGACCGCCTTGCCGCTGGCACTGTCGACCAGTGACAGCACCGCACCACCATGCACGGTGCGGCTCACCGGATTGCCGATCAACCGGTCGCTGTAGGGCAGCCGCAAAATCGCCACATCACGCTCGATCGAGACGATCTCCAGCCCCAATACCGCCGAATGGGGAATGCGAGTCAGCGAATCCTCCACCGTCGCCTTGTAGTAGCGCGGATCATCGATCAGATAACCCCTGCCCTGCCCGTCGCTCTGCGCACTGTCAGACATCCGCCCTTGACCTCTTTTGCTCGGTGAAGCGCCTGATCCAGAACTGCTGGCCGGCGCGTGACAAGCGCGCAATTCTAACCCGGATTGCCTAGGTGCTCCGCGTGAAAACAGCGCCTGCTCGATCGGTGAGCGGCTATTGGGGCGGCAACCCCTGAAAGCTTTGCAACGGCTCGCCCGCATCGTTCAGCAATTCGAAGCGGTGGGCGATGCGGTCGGCGGTGAAGGCGAGCGACAGCCGATGCAGCACCGACTCGGCCACCGGCCGCTCTGCCTCGATCTGACCCGAGAAGTGGTAATCAGGCCCGGGCTGTGCCGCCATGTCGATCTGTACTCCACGGATGCGCGACACCAGCACATGCGGCCCCTGCGGCGAGCGCAGAATGGCAATCGCCAGACCACTCATGTCGATCGGCGTCAGCAGATCCATCAACGGCCGGTGCAGGGTGAACTGACCGGTGAAACGATAGACCATCGGAACCCCCTCCATCACAGCACTCTGCTCTTGCGGTAGGCCAACTGGATGATGCGTGCATCATGGCTCGCCCGGTGGCGGTCGAGCCGCAGCTCGACCATCGCCTGCTGCTTCATGCCAGACCAGGCCGCCGCCTGGGCATCGCTCAGCAACGCACGAATCGACTCCAGCACAAAGCGCTGCTTCACCCCGGCACTGTCGAACAGCAGTGCCAGCCAGGCCATGTCCTGCCCCCAGGCATCGGTGTAGACCTTGCTGCCCTGCAAATGGTGGTTCAACGCATCGGCCACCTCGGGCAACGCCCGCCCGTGGCGCAGCAGCGTCGCGCGGTCGATGCGGTGAATCCGTTCGGCAGTGGCATCCCAGTGGCCCCAATCAGGCAGTGGCCGCAGCAGATAGCAGTGGGCCCGGCCTGTGGGCAGGACGAATCCAATTTCGATCGGATAGCTGCCGGCACCAAAACCGGACGCCTCGACATCGATGATGCAGGGCAGCGGTGCCATGTCCGGCGCCGCGACATCTCCGACCATCGGATGCACCGATCTCATCAGCAGCAGCCGCTCTTGCCGGCAACGCCATCATAGGCATCGAACCAGTGGTCGAGATCGAGCATCAGCTCGCGCTCGGCCGCCAGATGCAGCGCTTTGCGACTGTC of the Pseudomonadales bacterium genome contains:
- a CDS encoding glucose 1-dehydrogenase, which produces MTSLFDLTGKVALITGSSRGIGKAIAVAMAEQGARVVISSRKAEACQQVAQQINQTHQAPDRAIALPCNIADKRQLQQLVDETRRQLGQIDILVCNAAVNPYFGPSATIPDDAFDKVLHSNVKSNHWLCQMVAPEMVERRDGVIIVVSSVGGLHGSAVLGTYALSKAADMQLVRNLAVEYGAHNLRANTIAPGLIRTDFSRALWENPEVLKRSTEQTPLRRIGEPEEIAGAAVFLASAAGRFMTGQTLVIDGGGSIA
- a CDS encoding PAS domain-containing protein; the encoded protein is MDSSPSSEPLNLLLVGRELDDLARIREVLAETGIASRLEITTDSQRALEWLCTTRQGVCLLNSRLQGMRGIDLLQAAREAGCHLPIIMLTCSSDVEDEQAARQAGAFDCLNKNTLLPALLGCSLRHAVNEADRIRQLKQQQQTVRQLYQQLELVRGVLDQHAIVSEADRAGNIIAVNDLFCTISGYSREELLGQNHRLLKSGGHPAELYQQLWSTISRGQSWHGEICNRRKDGELYWVQATIVPIADEHGRPQRYISIRTDITAQKRDELALRLLGHAVRASASGIAIMDASQANPRIRYVNPALNRMTGYSPDELVAGGSALLFGPQTDREKRAQALQQLRAGQSVRQLLLCLYRKNGTPFWCDFSASWALDEQGDKTSLYVVVLNDVTEQKMAEDALRESEERLRRSQNYANIGTWDLNIQTGELLWSEQIAPMFGYQGVVETSYENFISAVHPEDRQSVIDAISGCIERGEKYRIQHRVQWPDGTLRWLLEQGDVTRLADGTPTHMLGVVQDVTVHKEVSEQLRINQARLTNAQRIAHLGNWDLDLASNRLHCSEQIYAILDIDPAVQIDLDRFYASVHPDDLAQIKTFRTQVLHDGKTEQSYRILRPDGEVRHLRAITEASFAADGRPLTLSGTTQDITEQVLRETALRQAKQEAEQANQAKSEFLSSMSHELRTPMNAILGFAQLLQLRRELTTEQQQDVAEILKAGRHLLELINEVLDLSRIEAGALSLSLEPVLCCEAIDESLALLQPMAEHHGILLREDPRKVCFVWFQADRTRLKQVLVNLISNAIKYNRPHGSVTLRMVSGSPGFARIEVSDTGYGIDEALLPLLFQPFQRLDAATRGIEGTGIGLAICKRLVESMGGTLGVESSPDIGSTFWLELPRIEPATPAAAHLTEMASPALPASMAAATLLYVEDNPANLRLVEQIVATRPHWRLLSASTPEIGLELVEVHANTLDVILLDIDLPGMNGYQMLKRLQDEPRTAAIPVLALSANAMPNDIRRGLTAGFLDYLVKPIEVPEFLRILDGLLEQRKTQSRT
- a CDS encoding response regulator; its protein translation is MPPLTDTEIKNAAIAIVDDEPANVLLVERTLSGAGYRTLHSTTDSRQALELIRQHHPALLLLDLNMPHLNGLQLMAQMAATLSDPPTVVVLTAQTALEHRLNVLQQGARDFISKPFEIPELLARVHNSLETHLLQARLRNDNILLEQRVAERTQELHDSRLEIIRRLGRAAEFRDNETGLHIIRMSKYSELLGRCAGMSDGEAELLLQASPMHDIGKIGIPDQILLKPGKLNAEEWETMKQHAQIGADLLDGSSAPLLVVAREIALTHHEKWDGSGYPHALRGESIPLVGRIVAVADVFDALTSERPYKAAWPIPKAIELLQAERDRHFDRRLVDLFIANLDAVLAIRERHAEPHSGSEATH
- a CDS encoding ATP-binding protein: MERDAALLLPTLTRIAEALERLTPRPPAAIDWSQTLAAHWLVGSGGGVLAPLKTRTMRLDDLLGVERQKATLLANTRHFLAGLPANHALLWGSRGTGKSSLVRALLHDCAGQGLRMVEVERSHLCDLPLIIAQLRDSTHRFIIYCDDLSFAEGDPAYKVLKSVLDGSLDSASEQVLIYATSNRRHLLPEYMDDNRAARMVGELLHESESSEEKISLSDRFGLWLSFYPFDQTQYLDCARHWCERLAAEHGLALQWNGEVEQAALLWSRSRGHRSGRAAEQFARDQVAGRLVAARLSLHKSG
- a CDS encoding PaaI family thioesterase, coding for MNLPQIFAEARRTGDYGEVNELIPYAKLLGIRIEQPDAASLRFVLPYQWDNVGNVKLPAIHGGVIAGLLENAATLHLLWAMESTTMPKPIDGNIDYLRSGRALETYAQCQVTKQGRRIANVAVKAWQEDADRPIAVARYHFKVTPS
- a CDS encoding PaaI family thioesterase, with the translated sequence MSDSAQSDGQGRGYLIDDPRYYKATVEDSLTRIPHSAVLGLEIVSIERDVAILRLPYSDRLIGNPVSRTVHGGAVLSLVDSASGKAVFCAVPAPETIATLDLRIDYLKPPQPEQDLFCRAECYKLTRSVAFVRAEVYHQPGDPIAHSVSTFMRSSSSIANSTMEPSR